The following coding sequences lie in one Tachysurus fulvidraco isolate hzauxx_2018 chromosome 19, HZAU_PFXX_2.0, whole genome shotgun sequence genomic window:
- the LOC113652962 gene encoding protein NLRC3-like: METPDLDTDNVSTPSNICKLQGKRSESPTHSCISMKSDWSMELPLGFKDGDSSLLHSKLQGKRSESPTHSCISMKSHESMDHQEVKAVDSSLLHRYDPESAGGNEFQKKFKLNLMKKFQCLNGVIINLGTQTLLNEIYTELYITEGDSGQVNNEHEVRQMEAASRRRTTEETPIKCNDIFKPLSEQDKPIRTVLTKGVAGIGKTVSVQKFILDWAEGKVNQDVHRIFPLPFRELNLMKDQKLSLMELLHVFFKETKETEMFSLEKVLFIFDGLDECRFPLDFQKTVRVCDVTESASVPVLLINLIKGNLLPSALIWITSRPAAADQIPSECVDRVTEVRGFNDPQKEEYFRKRISDQSLANNIITHLKSLRSLYIMCHIPVFCWITVTVLERMLGEAESGEIPKTLTQMYTHFLIIQTNIIREKYSKKQESDEEMLLKLGQLAFQQLKKGNLIFYDEDLRECGIDVTEAAVYSGVCTQIFREEFGLHHSKVYCFVHLSIQEHLAALYVHLTFMKKKRNVLKQNQDAKHWMKENTISDVHKSAVYQTLESQTGHLDLFLRFLLGLSLESNQKLLYVLVTQTGSSSQSIKETVQYIKKKISEDLPTEKSINLFHCLNELGDDSLVEKIQHYLKSGKQSELSSSQLSALVFVLLTSAQELDEFDLSKYTSTDKITENVVLKMMPVITASSKAM, from the exons atggagACTCCTGATCTGGACACAGATAATGTTTCTACACCATCAAACATCTG taaactccagggaaagagatcagaatcaccaacacacagctgtatctccatgaagagtgactggTCTATGGAGCTTCCTCTGGGgtttaaagatggagactcatcacttctacacag taaactccagggaaagagatcagaatcaccaacacacagctgtatctccatgaagagtCATGAGTCTATGGATCATCAGGAGGTTAAAGCTGTAGACTCctcacttctacacag GTACGACCCAGAATCTGCTGGTGGAAATGAATTCCAgaaaaagttcaaattaaatctgatgaagaagtttcagtgtttgaatggAGTGATAATAAACCTGGGAACCCAAACActcctgaatgagatctacacagagctctacatcacagagggagacagtggacaagtcaataatgaacatgaggtgagacagatggaggcagcatccaggagaagaacaacagaggaaacaccaatcaaatgcaatgacatctttaagcctttatctgaacaagacaaacccatcagaactgtgctgacaaaggGAGTCGCTGGCATCGGAAAAAccgtctctgtgcagaagttcattctggactgggctgaagggaaagtaaatcaggacgtccaccgcatatttccacttcctttcagagagctgaacttgatgaaggaccagaaactgagtctgatggagctccttcatgtcttttttaaggaaacaaaagaaacagaaatgttcagtttggaaaaggttctgttcatttttgacgGATTGGACGAGTGTCGTTTTCCTCTAGATTTCCAGaagacagtgagagtgtgtgatgtaactgaatcagcatcagtgcctgtgctgctgataaacctgatcaaagggaatctgcttccctctgctctcatctggatcacctccagacctgcagcagctgatcaaatcccctctgagtgtgtggatcgagtcacagaggtacgagggttcaatgacccacagaaggaggagtacttcaggaagaggatcagtgatcagagcctggccaataacatcatcacacacctgaagtcattaagaagcctctacatcatgtgtcacatcccagtcttctgctggattacagtcactgttctagagagaatgttgggtgaagcagagagtggagagatccccaagactctgactcaaatgtacacacacttcctcatcattcagacaaacatcatcagagaaaaatactcaaagaagcaggagagtgatgaagaaatgcttcttaaactgggacaactggcttttcagcagctgaagaaagggaacctgatcttctatgatgaagacctgagagagtgtggtattgatgtgacagaagcagcagtgtactcaggtgtgtgtactcagatcttcagagaggagtttgggcttcaccacagtaaagtgtactgctttgttcatctgagcattcaggagcatctcgcagctctgtatgtgcacctgaccttcatgaagaagaagagaaatgtTCTTAAACAGAATCAAGATGCTAAACATTGGATGAAAGAAAATACAATCTCAGATGTACACAAGAGTGCTGTGTATCAGACTTTAGAAAGTCAGACTGGACATCTGGATCTTTTCCTTCGCtttcttctgggtctctcactggagtccaatcagAAACTCTTATATGTTTTagtaacacagacaggaagtagcTCCCAGAGCATAAAGGAAACAGTTCAGTACATTAAGAAGAAGATCAGTGAAGATCTTCctacagagaaatccatcaatctgttccactgtctgaatgaactgggtGATGATTCTCTAGTGGAGAAAATCCAACACTACCTGAAATCTGGAAAACAAAGTGAACTTTCTTCTTCACAGCTTtctgctctggtgtttgtgttactgacatcagcacaggagctggatgagttTGACCTGAGTAAATATACCAGTACAGATAAGATAACAGAAAATGTTGTTCTGAAGATGATGCCTGTGATTACAGCATCCAGTAAAGCAATGtaa